The Bifidobacterium bifidum ATCC 29521 = JCM 1255 = DSM 20456 region CTGGGCGCCAAGGGTCAGCTTGCCGCCGAAATCGGCGAGTTCCGTGACCGGCAGGAACGACGAGTCGGCGCTCTTCGACAGCGACGCGACATCCGAGACGTCCGGGGCGGCCGCGATGCCGTGCGCATACGCAAGCTTTATGCCGTACCCATGGGTCTGGTCCCAGGAGCGTTCCAGCACCAGGAATCCGTCCTCGCCAATCGCCGCGAACTCGGTGATACCCATGTTCACGTCGGCGGCATTGAACGCCACCTGCTTGACGAGCTTCCACTGTCCCTTGGTGCCTTTCACGTCGTCACGGTAGACCAGCGCGCGGCGGGCTGTGGTGGCGATGTCCTTGCCGCTGGGCGAATCGTTCTTGAGGGCGTACTCGTTGCCGACCACGATCTGATGGCCGGACGGCGATACCGTCAGCGCTTCCAGGCTCTTGTTGTGCACGGCCTGTCCCCCGCAGTTGATGTCAAACAGTTCAGGCACGGGCAACTCGTCCTTCTGACGGCCGTCGATGCCGAAGATACGGATCTTCGGCTGCTCATGCTCGCCTTCTGCCGCGTTCGGATGGCCTTCGGAGGTGAGCAGGAAGTCGCCGTTCGGCAGCACGCCGAGCCCCTCATCATCAGTAGTTTCGCCGTTGTATGGCGTACCGTTCTCATCGGTCAGGACGATGCTGCCGGTCGGAGCCGCCTTGTCGAGATCGTTGCCCAGCAGCCATAGGCGAGCGACATCGGTACCATGATTGTCCATTGCGGACACATATTGTCCGAGCTTCCTGTTGTACGCCGTCGAGGACAGTCCGCCGAACGCTATCGGCTCCGACGTGCCGGTGCCGTCGCTGAATCCGTTAGCCGACCAGTAGTCAAGGCGATCGTTTCTGCCGAGTGCCGTGACGTACTGTGACAGGCGACCGCTTGCCGAGTCGTCGAATCCTGCCGCCGTCTTCTGGAACGGTTCCGCTTCGACGTCGAGGATGCGCGTGGTCTGAGTGGCGCTGTAGTTGTCGTCGCTGATGATGGAGATAGCGGCCTTGTATTCGCCGTCACCGCGATGCCACGAGGCATCGGGAGTGGCGAGCTGGTCGAGGTTCGCGATGACGAGCCCTTCGTAGTTATCCATCAGAGGGTTCGCCTGATGAGCGCCGGGTTTCGCGGAGGCGCCCAGATCCGGCAGCTTGTCCAGCTCGCCGATCTGGCGGGATTTCACGAACTCGGATGCATTCTTCGGGTCGTTGAGGTTCGCCACACCGGAAACATCCGGCGCGCCATTCAGCCCGGAGACGTACGAGAGCGCCACCTTGTTGCCGGTCTCGCTGTTCCATGAACGTTGCAGGACGTACAGGGAATCTTCGGAATCGAGGACGATATCGGAGATGTTCAGTCCCGGTACCGTGTGGAAACCCACCTGTTTGACGAGCGTCCACTGGCCGGCCTTGCCCGTCACGTCGTCACGGTATACGAGGAAGCGCCGCGCGTCGCTCCGGTTCTGGTAGACGTCAGACTTGAGCGTGCCTTCCATGGCCGATACGAGTTCGTGCCCTGTCGGAGACAGGCTCAATCCTTCCAGCGTAAGGTTATGCGACGCCTGACCCTTGGGCGTGTTGATGTCGAACAGCTGCGGAACCTCAAGCTCCCCCTTCTGCCGCCCATTGGCGTCGAAGATCCTGATTGTCGGGTGTTCGGCCTGATTCTTGCCCGCAGGGGGAATGCCTTCCGAGCTGATGGCGAAATCGCCGTTGGGCAGCACCGCTATGCCCTCGTTGTCCGTCGTGTTGCCGTTATAGGGCGTCCCGTTAACATCGGTAAACGTCACCGGATCGCGCGTGATGGACGGGTTGTGCAGGTCCTTGCCGAGGAACCACACCCGAGATTCGTCACTCCCATGGTTGTCGGATTGCGCCACATATGAATCCGCGGTTTTGTCCCACGTGAGACCTGACAGTCCCCCGACTCGAATCCCCTTGTAATCGAGCTTGTCCAGCGCATCGCTGTAGGCAACGGCCTTGACCTGATTCTGTGCGCCAATATCAGTCGTACCCTCGGCTGATACCGCTGGAATCATGACGGATGCGAACAGCATGCATGTCGTCGCCGTCACCGCGGCTATTCTCTTGTTCATGATTTTCCCTTCCGAACGTTACCGTTCACATGGCCATGCTGGCTCTGCAACGTATCGGGAAGGGGAATAATCACGCGTCTGCAGATGAACAGTACATGAAAAGACGGCGACATCGTTGTCCACCTGTATGGAATTCTCCTGTATGGGTCCCTGGAATACGAAAGTGGGTCCTGAAACCTCAAACAAGGTTTCAGGACCCACTCAGAACGCTAGTTCAAGCGTGTCGAGTTCTTCGCTGATGGAAATCAGGCGAGGATCTTGGTGACACGGCCCGAGCCGACGGTGTGGCCGCCTTCACGCACAGCGAAGGTCAGGCCCTCCTCCATAGCGATGGGCTGAATCAGCTCAACGGTGAAGGTCGCGTGGTCGCCAGGCTGAACCATCTCGACGCCTTCCGGCAGCTCGATGACGCCGGTGACGTCGGTGGTGCGGAAGTAGAACTGCGGACGGTAGTTGGAGAAGAAGGGCGAGTGACGGCCGCCTTCGTCCTTGGTCAGCACGTAGACTTCGCCCTCGAACTTGGTGTGCGGGGTGACGGAGCCCGGCTTGGCCACAACCTGGCCACGCTCGACGTCCGTACGGTTGATGCCGCGGAGCAGCAGACCGGTGTTGTCGCCAGCCTCGCAGGCGTCCATGGTCTTGTGGAACGTCTCGATGGAGGTAACGGTGGTGGTCTGGGTCGGGCGGATGCCGACGATCTCGACCGGGGTGTTGACGGCCAGCTGGCCACGCTCAACACGACCGGTGACGACGGTACCACGGCCGGAGATGGTGAAGACGTCCTCGATAGGCATCAGGAACGGCTTGTCCAGGTCGTGAACCGGGGTCGGGATGTACTCGTCGACGGCGTCCATCAGGTCCTTGACGGTCTGGACCCACTTGTCGTGGTCCGGAGCGTCATCGTGCAGAGCGCCGTAGGCGGAGGTACGGATGACCGGGCAGTCGCGGTCGAAGCCGTTCTCGTCGAGGAGGTCACGGACCTCTTCCTCAACGAGCTCGATGAGCTCCTCGTCCTCGACCATGTCGCACTTGTTCAGGGCGACGAGGATACGCGGGACACCCACCTGACGGGCGAGCAGAACGTGCTCGCGGGTCTGGGCCATCGGGCCGTCGGTGGCGGCCACAACGAGGATGGCGCCATCCATCTGGGCAGCACCGGTGATCATGTTCTTCACGAAGTCGGCGTGGCCCGGGCAGTCCACGTGAGCGTAGTGACGCTTCGCGGTCTGGTACTCGATGTGGGCGATGTTGATGGTGATACCACGCTGCTGCTCTTCGGGAGCGGCGTCGATCTGGTTGAAGTCGTACTCAGGGTTCAGATCCGGGTACTCTTCGTGCAGCACCTTGGAGATGGCCGCGGTCAGGGTCGTCTTACCGTGATCGACGTGGCCGATGGTACCAATGTTAACGTGCGGCTTAGTACGCTCGTACTTTTCCTTTGCCATGTAATTGTCCTCCTGGACGTCTCGTGTAGTTGGCTTGCGCTTGCGGCACAAGACACTCGCTACATTGTACTGGGTTTCTGGGTTTCTTGCCACTTTGGAGCCAGAACCCAGTCAGCGGTATATGATTTTACCGCTGACTGGAGACACTTACGGCTTCAAAACAGCTGCGCGTGTCACTCCCCGCGCTGGGCCTTGATGATCTCGTCCGAGACCGACTTCGGCACCTCGGCGTAAGAGTCCATCTGCATGGTGAACATGGCGCGGCCCTGGGTCTTGGAACGCAGGTCGCCGATGTAGCCGAACATCTCGGACAGCGGGACCTTGGCGTCGATGACCTTGACGCCGGTGGCATCGGTCATGGACTGGATGTTACCACGACGCTGGTTCAGATCGCCGATGACGTCGCCCATGTACTCCTCCGGAGTACGGACTTCGACGGCCATGATCGGTTCCAGGATGACGGGCTTCGCCTTGGGAGCGGCTTCCTTGAACGCCATCGAACCGGCGATTTTGAAGGCCATTTCCGAGGAGTCGACCGGGTGCATCTGGCCGTCGTAGACCGTGGCCTTGACGCCGACCACCGGGAAGCCGGCGAGCACGCCGGATTCCATGGCTTCCTTGACACCGGCCTCGATGGGTCCGATGAACTCGGCGCTGATGTGGCCACCAGTAACCTTGTTCTCGAACTCGAAGGTCTCGCCGGCCTCGGTGTCGAGGGGCTCGAAGTTCATGAACACCTTTGCGAACTGGCCGGAACCACCGGTCTGCTTCTTGTGGGTGTAGACCTCGTTGAGCACGGGCTTGCGGATGGTCTCGCGGTAGGCGACCTGCGGCTTGCCGACGTTGCACTCGACCTTGAACTCGCGGCGCATACGGTCGACGATGATGTCGAGCTGGAGCTCGCCCATACCTGCGATCAGGGTCTGGCCGGACTCTTCGTCGGTGGTGACCTGGAAGGTCGGATCCTCGTCGGAGAGCTTCGCGAGGGCGATGCCCATCTTCTCCTGGTCGGCCTTGGTCTTCGGCTCCACGGCCACCTGGATGACGGGATCCGGGAAGGTCATGGATTCAAGGGAGATCGGGGCCTTCTCGTCGCACAGGGTGTCACCGGTGGACACGTTCTTCAGACCGACGAACGTGTAGATGTTGCCGGCTTCGGCGGCGTCGACCGGGTTCTCCTTGTCGGCGTGCATCTGGAAGATCTTGCCGATGCGCTCCTTCTTGCCCTTGGTGGAGTCGAGCACGTTGTCGCCGGGCTTGACGGCACCGGAGTAGACGCGCACGAACACGAGCTTGCCGTAGAACGGGTGGGTCGAGATCTTGAAGACCAGGGCCGCGAACGGGTCGGAGGTCAGCGGCTTGCGGTCGATCTCGACGGACTCGTCGCCCGGCTTGAAGCCCTTGATGGACGGAACGTCCTTGGGAGACGGCAGGAAGTCGATGACGGCATCGAGCATCGGCTGCACGCCCTTGTCCTTGAACGCGGAACCGCACAGAACCGGGTACGCCTTGCGCTCGATGGTGAGCTTGCGGATACCGGCGCGGATCTCGTCCTCGGTCAGTTCGCCGGACTCAAGGTACTTCTCGGTCAGCTCGTCGCTGGCCTCGGCGACGTCGTCCAGCAGCTGAGCGCGGTATTCCTCGGCCTTGTCCTGCAGGTCGGCGGGGATGTCGACGGTGTCGTAGTGGGCACCCTGATCGGTGGAGACGTCGTTCCAGACGTACGCCTTCATGCGGATCAAGTCGACGACGCCGGCGAAGTCGTTCTCAGCGCCGATCGGCAGCTGCACGACGAGCGGCTTGGCGCCGAGCTTGTCCTTGATGGTCTGCACCGAGAAGTAGAAGTCGGCACCGAGCTTGTCCATCTTGTTGATGAAGCAGATGCGCGGCACGCCGTACTTGTCGGCCTGACGCCACACGGTCTCGGACTGGGGCTCCACGCCTTCCTTGCCGTCGAAGACGGCGACGGCGCCATCGAGCACGCGCAGGGAGCGCTCAACCTCGGCCGTGAAGTCCACGTGGCCGGGGGTGTCGATGATGTTGATCTGGAACTTTTCCTTGGTGTCGTGGGACTGACGGTTCCAGAAGCAGGTGGTGGCGGCGGACTGGATGGTGATGCCGCGCTCCTGCTCCTGAGCCATGAAGTCCATCGTCGAAGCGCCGTCGTGGGTCTCACCGATCTTGTAGTTCTTGCCGGTGTAGAAGAGGATGCGCTCGGTGGTGGTGGTCTTACCGGCATCGATGTGTGCCATGATGCCGATGTTGCGGATCATGCGCAGATCCGTAAGCACGTCTAGTGCCATTGCTGTTCCTTGCTCTCGATCTCGAAATTACCAGCGGTAGTGAGCGAAGGCCTTGTTGGCCTCTGCCATCTTATGAGTATCCTCGCGGCGCTTGACAGAAGCACCGAGGCCGTTGGAGGCGTCGAGGATCTCGTTGGCG contains the following coding sequences:
- the tuf gene encoding elongation factor Tu codes for the protein MAKEKYERTKPHVNIGTIGHVDHGKTTLTAAISKVLHEEYPDLNPEYDFNQIDAAPEEQQRGITINIAHIEYQTAKRHYAHVDCPGHADFVKNMITGAAQMDGAILVVAATDGPMAQTREHVLLARQVGVPRILVALNKCDMVEDEELIELVEEEVRDLLDENGFDRDCPVIRTSAYGALHDDAPDHDKWVQTVKDLMDAVDEYIPTPVHDLDKPFLMPIEDVFTISGRGTVVTGRVERGQLAVNTPVEIVGIRPTQTTTVTSIETFHKTMDACEAGDNTGLLLRGINRTDVERGQVVAKPGSVTPHTKFEGEVYVLTKDEGGRHSPFFSNYRPQFYFRTTDVTGVIELPEGVEMVQPGDHATFTVELIQPIAMEEGLTFAVREGGHTVGSGRVTKILA
- a CDS encoding esterase-like activity of phytase family protein, with the protein product MNKRIAAVTATTCMLFASVMIPAVSAEGTTDIGAQNQVKAVAYSDALDKLDYKGIRVGGLSGLTWDKTADSYVAQSDNHGSDESRVWFLGKDLHNPSITRDPVTFTDVNGTPYNGNTTDNEGIAVLPNGDFAISSEGIPPAGKNQAEHPTIRIFDANGRQKGELEVPQLFDINTPKGQASHNLTLEGLSLSPTGHELVSAMEGTLKSDVYQNRSDARRFLVYRDDVTGKAGQWTLVKQVGFHTVPGLNISDIVLDSEDSLYVLQRSWNSETGNKVALSYVSGLNGAPDVSGVANLNDPKNASEFVKSRQIGELDKLPDLGASAKPGAHQANPLMDNYEGLVIANLDQLATPDASWHRGDGEYKAAISIISDDNYSATQTTRILDVEAEPFQKTAAGFDDSASGRLSQYVTALGRNDRLDYWSANGFSDGTGTSEPIAFGGLSSTAYNRKLGQYVSAMDNHGTDVARLWLLGNDLDKAAPTGSIVLTDENGTPYNGETTDDEGLGVLPNGDFLLTSEGHPNAAEGEHEQPKIRIFGIDGRQKDELPVPELFDINCGGQAVHNKSLEALTVSPSGHQIVVGNEYALKNDSPSGKDIATTARRALVYRDDVKGTKGQWKLVKQVAFNAADVNMGITEFAAIGEDGFLVLERSWDQTHGYGIKLAYAHGIAAAPDVSDVASLSKSADSSFLPVTELADFGGKLTLGAQFKPNAQYMDANPLLDNFEDLVITHADDNGRLDLSLLTDNNFDTTETTRIVNVQIDRSAFVADPSNGDGQQHGATIQRPSGAGLGGSTVRLAHTGAAVTAVFMLAAVTLTSGLVLIAGRRLRISRE
- the fusA gene encoding elongation factor G, whose translation is MALDVLTDLRMIRNIGIMAHIDAGKTTTTERILFYTGKNYKIGETHDGASTMDFMAQEQERGITIQSAATTCFWNRQSHDTKEKFQINIIDTPGHVDFTAEVERSLRVLDGAVAVFDGKEGVEPQSETVWRQADKYGVPRICFINKMDKLGADFYFSVQTIKDKLGAKPLVVQLPIGAENDFAGVVDLIRMKAYVWNDVSTDQGAHYDTVDIPADLQDKAEEYRAQLLDDVAEASDELTEKYLESGELTEDEIRAGIRKLTIERKAYPVLCGSAFKDKGVQPMLDAVIDFLPSPKDVPSIKGFKPGDESVEIDRKPLTSDPFAALVFKISTHPFYGKLVFVRVYSGAVKPGDNVLDSTKGKKERIGKIFQMHADKENPVDAAEAGNIYTFVGLKNVSTGDTLCDEKAPISLESMTFPDPVIQVAVEPKTKADQEKMGIALAKLSDEDPTFQVTTDEESGQTLIAGMGELQLDIIVDRMRREFKVECNVGKPQVAYRETIRKPVLNEVYTHKKQTGGSGQFAKVFMNFEPLDTEAGETFEFENKVTGGHISAEFIGPIEAGVKEAMESGVLAGFPVVGVKATVYDGQMHPVDSSEMAFKIAGSMAFKEAAPKAKPVILEPIMAVEVRTPEEYMGDVIGDLNQRRGNIQSMTDATGVKVIDAKVPLSEMFGYIGDLRSKTQGRAMFTMQMDSYAEVPKSVSDEIIKAQRGE